The DNA sequence GGCTGCTCATTTCGGGCAGCCTCATCTGTTTGCGAGTATACATGAAGGGTGCGGACGGTTGGTGTGGCGTGAGGCACTTGGAGGATTCAGTCGGTGGAGAACGAACAAATTTGATGAATCATCCTTAGGTGGAAGATCTATCTGATTAAGCGCACTATGTTCCACCGACCGAGTGTCAACGAGTCCGGAAAACGCCGACCCGGCGACAAGCATGAGTGGGACAGATTGAATCCCAAGATTCGCCGGGGCACGCCCAAATGCTCAAGCATACAAAAAGGCCAGCACTCGGATGAATGCTGGCCTAAATCTTTTTGGAATGAGAGACGCTAGCTCTTGGCCATGCGATGCACATCTACCATGTCTAGGAAGGCGACTGCAGCCTCTTCTCCTTTGTTACCGTATTTGCCACCTGCGCGATCCAATGCCTGCTGATCGGTATCGGGCGTGAGTACCCCGAAGATAACCGGCTTGGCATGATCGAGGCTCACCTGCATGATCCCTTGAGCGGCAGCTTGACAAATAAAGTCAAAGTGCCGAGTCTCGCCCTGAATGACGCAGCCGAGGCAAATGACGCCATCGATGTTGGGGCGATTGACCATAGCCATTTTGGCGGCGGTGGGCAATTCGTAGGTACCGGGCACATCCCAACGAATGATCTGGGAGGCGGGAATTCCGGCTTCTTCCAAAACACGCAAAGCGCCCTGAAAGAGCGCTTCGGTGATTTGGGTATTCCATTTACTCACAGCGATCACGACTTGGGTGGAAGCATGATTTCCGGAACCTTCGTAGGTGATGTGTGAGAGATCGTGTCCTTGATTCATTATCGAGTAGCTCTACCGATGTACTTATCGATATTGAGTCCTTCTTGGGAGAAAGGATATTCCTCCTTGATGGTTTCGTACAGTTCCAATGCATCGCCGAAGTCGCCGTTGGCCTCGTAGGCACGTGCAGCGTTCATGAGCATGGAAGGAGTAGTCTGATCATTGGCTCCTGGAGTCTTGGAAGCAGCGAGGAACAAGCGAGCCGCTTTGGCAAAATCTTGTTTGTCCTCATAAGCGAAACCAAGCGCCATGTCGCGCGCCATAGCGAGCATGTTGCCGCTAGCGGAAACACCTTCAAGTGCATCGATCGCCTCGTCAAGTTTGCCTTGACGTGCATAGGCTACGCCGATGTAGTACTGAGCCTGATTGCCAGCAGCGGTGCTGCCATATTCGTCGGCAATATCCAAGAATCCCATGCTGACGCCATCGCCGTTGAGGGCTTTGTTCAGGGAATCTTGCTCAAAGTACTTGACGGCTTTGAACATATCGGAGTGAGCAAGTGTATTTTGGCGTTCCTTGCTTTGGTTGAGGAAGATCAACCCTACGACCGCCAATACCACTACTGCCAGACCTCCCAGGATAAGATTTCGGTTATTATTCACAAAATCCTCGACAGAAGAACCTTCAGCTCCCACGACCTCTTGGTCCATCAATTCTTCTTCTTGTTGCTTATCCTTCAATTTACTCGCCATAGCATTTCAATGATTTAATCCGGTTTGCAAAAAAAAGAAATCTAACGCTAAGAACAAAGTGTCTGACTACAAACTCGGGTTCCAAAAACAGAACAGGCCGCCCAAATGGGCGGCCTGTATTTTCACCTCAGAGAGGACTGAGGCTCAGTATGCTTATCGGCGAACGATAACGCGGGTAACAGTTACGTATTCTCCATCGGTCAAGCGAATGGTGTAAACCGCCTCTGGGAGGTTGGAAAGGTCCACTTGCTCGTTGAATACGCCATACACGTTGTCGCGAGTCTTCTTGCTCACCAAACGGCCGCGAGCGTCCAAGACCTCGATGGTCAAGTTCTCCACAGCTACTTGATCAGCAGACAAGTTCACGATACCAGCAGTTGGGTTTGGATAAATATCCAAGTTTCCGCCAAAGAGTTCATCGACGAATACACCGTCCAACTTGAGTTCGAGGGTATCAGATCCACAATCGTTGGTCACGATGAGTGTGATCGGGAAAGAACCATCGAATTGGTAGGTGTAGAATGGATTCTCATCCGTGCTAGTACCTCCGTCACCGAAGTCCCAAAGGTAGCTGGCAGTGGTGTCTCCTGCTGGAGTAGACAAGTTGATGAAGGAGTAGTCGTACCCTGCTCCACCTACGTGGTCGATATCAAAGTCAGCCGAAGGCGTCTCATTGACAGTCACGAAGATGGTATCAGTGGCTTCACAACCCAATGCATCAGTAACAGTCAGGGTAACATCTCCAGTGTTGAAGATGGTTACATCAACTGTCGTGTCGTTGGTAGACCACAGGTAAGAGTACCCAGCCTCAGCAACAACACCCAATCCTACCGTATCACAAGCTGTTGTATCTGCGCCCAAGTCCACAACTGGAGCAGGAGCTTCAGACAACTCAAACATGTCGGTGCTTACACATCCTTCCGCGGAAGTAACGGTTACCGTGATGGTATCGGTACCAGTGGATGGAGGAACAACATCGATGGTCTGAGTAGACTCGCCAGTAGACCAGTCATACGTGTAGCCCATTCCCATACCAGCATCCAAGGTCACTGGCAAACAGGTCTCAGTAGATCCACCCAAGGCTACCATAGGAGCAGCGTTGATAGTTACATCTACTGTATCGGTAGTGGTACAGCCGTTGGCAGTAACAGATACCCAAACCTGTCCAGAAGTAGTTGCAGTATAAGTCTGGCCTACATTGGAAGGATCAGACCATACATACAAGGCTCCAGGGTTGCCCGCATCCAACATGAAGCTATCGCAAGAAGCGGTGTCAACTCCGAGATCTACCTCAGGAGAAGGAGTAACAAACAATACAACTGTATCGGCTCCTGTACATCCATCAGCGTTCATCACGTCAACTGTGTACAGACCGGTAGTATCTACATTGAAGGTAGGAGTAGTGATGGAAGAATCACTGTTCCAGATGTAGGAGGTAATGCCTGCACCAGTTGCATCGAGGGTGTATCCAGAACATACAGTTCCGTCAGATCCCAAGTCTACAGCTACTGGATCAAGGATTTTGGCATATACAGGTACTGGCTCACTTTCACAACCCAGTGCTGTGACAGTCCAATCATAGAAGAAGTAATAGTAACCACTAGAACCCAATCCATTGATTGTACCTGTCAAGGAAATTACACTTGGTATCTCGTATGGGAAGGTTGCACCACCGGAGTTACGATACAAGTTTGGCACAGTACTACCGGTCGCACTCAGCTCATATCCAGCACCCTGAGGTACAGTAAAGTTCAGCGTGACTACGGTATCCGAAACAGTTCCACCAAATGGGATGGTAGTGGATTGGATTACGTTGCCACCGTTGTCTGTCAAGGTAACACCAATGATACCAGCTCCTCCAGGGTAAACTTTAACTGTGTTGATTTCAATATCAGCCAAAGCATCGAACTCGATTCCATCTCCGAAGAAAGTGTAAATACCGCCATTACCTATGGTATTATCAGCTGGCGTGAATCCAGTGTAGTTACTTTGATTTGCAGCCGCCGCATAGTATGTGGTCGTTTGCGACAACATTGGAGTATTGAAAGTATCTCCATAGGCAATCACCTCACCTCCAATGGAATCATACCAAAGGATGTTAGTTGTATTGCCGGATGCCATCAAAGTAAACATCGCAGAATCCGTATTACATACAGAATCACTGAATACCGTTGGTGCATCTGGGCTCAGATTCACAAAGATGGAAAGGAATGCAGAGTCATTGATCAGGACAGTGTCTCCAGCCAATGCGGTGTAGGCAATCATGGAGTATGTACCGGAGTCAGAAGCAGGGAATTGACCTACATAGAACTCGTCAGTACTGTCTACCACCAAGGTATCTGTGTAGACATTGGATACTGTGTAGGTACCGTTAGGACCAGTCACATCAATGAATACAGGCACAGAATCTTGATCTACCAAACCTTCATTGCCAATCACAACAGACAAAGGCAAGGAGTCAGTAGTACACAGCAATCCACTAGGTCCGATCAAGGATACCAACTCTACGTCATCGTCAGGACGCTCGTAGATCAAGATATCGTCGAATGCAAATCCATCGAAGGAGTTTACAGAACCATCGGAACCGAAGGTAACTCGCAACAATACACTTGGCTGACCTCCCAAAGAGTCCAGATCATGCTCAGCAGTGACCCATCCACCACTAGAACCAGTCCAACCAGTTTGGTTACCACCAGGGTTACCGTTGATTGTACCATCGTTGTACCAGTTGTCAGGGTCTCCCAAGTTACCTACGTTCACCCAAGTCAAACCACCATCGATGGAAGACTGCAAGTTGGAACCATCCCAGCTGAATTCAGATTCATGCCAGATCTCAAACTTGATCACTGGATTCAGGATGGAAGTGAAGTCGAAACAAGGTCCGATGACATAAGAGTCTTCGTTGTTGTTGTAGGTAGAAGAGTTATCCAATCCACCAGTCACCCAGACATTAGAGTCAGATGCAGCGGTATTGATGTTGTTCTTGGAAGGATATCCAAACGCCCAAGTGGAGTTTGATCCTTCATCACGCCATCCACCTTTTGGATCTGCACCTTCGAAGTCCTCAAAGTAAGGATATGTGGTAATCGTCGGTACGGATACAACCTCGTAGACCAAGGAGTCATTCGCAACATTGGTGTCACCATTCACACCAGAGGTCCATACAGTTACGGTATAGGTACCGGCAGCTGCGAATGGCTGGTTGTTGATGAAGAATGGCACGAAGTTACCAGGAACGATGGTGTCGTTGGAGATCACGTTACCGCTGGATACAGAAGAACCGTTCAATGCAACATCATAGTTGACAGTGATACCACCGTTCAAGGTGTCAGTACCAAAGTTCGCCAAAGCGACTACGATATCTTCTTGGTTGGTCAAACCACAACCAGACTCAGGGAAGAAGTTCAATGCGATACCGGCATCGTTAGGAATGATGTTCAACATGTTCACATCATCGATCGCGATATCGTGGGAGAACCATCCATTGTTGTTGTCTACACGGAATCTCACAGAAACAATTCCGGAGAAGTTGGCCATACTCACCTGAGCCAGAGCCCAGTCGTTGTTGGCATCGTGTCCGATCGGAGGAATCACGTCATAGTACAGAACGCCATTCTCCTCAACGTCGATGTGAAGCATGTTCTCATCGTTCGGATCATTCGCATTGTGAGAGTGATACCAGAAGGTAAACAATGCTTGGTTGGTGAAGCTCAGATCGAAACATGGAGTTACCATGATGACAGAGTCATTTTCCTGACCTGAATCCTCTACGTACATGTAGTTTCCGGAACCAGTGGTATGATCCGAAACAGGACCTGTGTTACTGGAGGTAGTACCGCCAGTCCAAGTAGCCCATTCCTGACCAGCATCAGTTTGGAGGTTTTCCCAACCATTTGGCAGTGCATTCACACCAGGAACGTTACTGGTAGAATTAGGCCAGCTGTCAAATGTTTCCGTGTATGGATAGGAGGTAATCGCTGCTTTGTGCGTGACAAGCTTAGTCACAGTGTCATTCACTGCATCAGGGTCACCAGCCAAAGAGGTCCAAGCAACTACAGAGTAGTTGTTACCAGGAGTACTCAAATCAGCAGTTCCTACGAATGCATAAGTAGTGGTGTCACCTGGCAACAGAGTATCATTCACTGTTTCTGTAACGATTGTACCACCATCAACCTGGAAGGAGATATCCATGGAGAAGATAGTGTCAGCCCCCATGTTGGTGTACGTCATCGTAACTTCAGCACTGTCAGACAATCCACAACCAGAGAATGGAGTCGGGATATCCAATGCAGCAGCGTTATAAGCTGGCAATTGGAAGATCTGGATATCGTCGAATGCGAAACCGTCATAAGAGTTGGTGAAACCGTCAGTACCGAAGGCAATACGAAGCTGTACACTAGAGTATCCACCCAAAGTATCCATGCGGTGTTCAGCTGGCAACCATCCTCCTGCACCAGTTGGTGTGAAGAAAGTCTCAGATCCAGACCATCCAATCGTACCACCACCAGGGTTACCGAAGATGAAGGATTGATTATACCAGTTGTTAGGATCTCCTACATCACCGATCGTGATCCAAGAGTTACCGCCATCGACAGATCCCTGAAGAACAGCACCGTCAGAAGTGGTAGACTCCCACCAGATATTGGCACGGAATACAGGATTCGGAACGTTGGTGAAGTCGAAACAAGGTCCGAGTACCCAAGAGCTCTCGTTGTTGTTATAGGTAGTAGCGGTAGTCAAACCACCAGTGACCCAAGCGCTATCACCAGAAGCTGCACCAGTGATGAAGTTCTTAGCTGGAGTACCAAATGCCCAAGTAGAGTTTGCGCCAACGGCAGTCCATCCACCAGGACCAGTTTCGAAGTCTTCGAGGTATGGGAAGGAAGCAACACCTACTGGGAAGGTGTAGATAGTCAGCTCCGTCGTGTCATTTCCAGGGAGGGTATCACCAGCGACCTGAGTCACTACTGTGATAGTATGGGTACCTCCAGCAGAAATATCAGCTGTTGCAGTGAAGGTATAGTTTGTAGTATCACAAGCATTGAGGGTACCAGGAACAGTCTCTGGAGTAGTGAATGCACCACCGTCAACAGAGAAGGAAGCCGTGATACCAGTCAAGTTTTGAGTACCAGCGTTGAAGATGTTTACAGAAACAGTTTCAGAAGCACCCAATGTACAGCTTGGCGCAGGAGAAGTAACATCCAACGCAGCTACGTTCACAGGTACTGGCTGAGAAATCTCAACATCATCAATCGCAATATCACCCGTGAACTGACCAGATGGGTGAAGTACGCGGAAGGTTACGTTAAATGAACCAACACCCGTGTATCCACTCAAGTCAACTACTGCTTCGCGATATGGATCCAATTCGTCTCCTTGCTGCTGTCCACTCAAGGACCAGAGGATGGTTTCTACACCACCTACATTGGCAACAACCTGAAGCTCACCAATACCTGCACCGTACATGTGGTACCAGAAAGTCAACTTAGGACAAGTGATAGAAGACACATCCAAACATGGAGAAGTAAGGTCAAAGATACTTCCTGAAGGAGCACCGGACATTTCGGTATACATGTAGATACCAGAACCATTCACTCCACCAGAAGCAAAGGTATGGTCACCACTTGGACCTGTACTTCCTGAGCCTGTACCATTGACATCACCGCGCCATCCGATAGAAGTCGAAGTGCTCGTTGTGATGCTTGAAGCGGTCCAGCCGTTAGGATAAAGCGTCTGTGGAGAGGTACTGTTGAAGGTTTCGAAGTCTTCGAACATTCCACTAGTCAGCAATGGCAACGCATCAACAGATCCAGTAGTGGAGTCATTAAATGCATTCGGGTCAGCACCAACAGTGGTGTAGGACAGGAAGTTGTAGGTACCTGCAGCGGAAAGGTTGGCATTGGTGGTTACTACCACATCCAAGGTGCTATCCACATCCAATGTACCTGTATTGACAACGGTAGAGAATGCCTGAGTACCAGCTCCGGAGATATCCAAGGAAACGGTAATCGGATCTACAGTCATGTCAATGGTAGAAGTACCCAAATTCTTCACCCGAACAGTTACAGACTCTGTGGAGCTGTAGCAGGCAGGATCAGTTGGGGAAACAATCTCCGTAACACCCGCATCAGTAGCTGCAGGAGCGAACAACATGATGTCGTCAATCGCAATATCACCCGCAGAAGACCCGGAGTCGATACCGCGGAATTCCAATTGGAATACTTCACCAGTCAAGAAGGACATGTCCACTACTGCCTCCAACCATGGATCAGCTTCAGCAAATTGCTGACCACCGGTCAAGGTCCATAGGGTAGTATCCATTCCGTTGTACAATGCGTGTACTTCCAATGTACCGATGCCAGATCCGAACATGTGGTACCAGAAACGCAACTGAGCTGGGCCAGTAGTAGTGGACATATCCACACATGGGCTCAGCAAAGAGTAGAATGCACCAGCGGTAAAGTTGTTGCTGGACTCGGTGTACATGTAGACAGAACCACCTTGTGTGTGGTTTCCACTAGGTCCAGTTCCAAAGGATGGAGTCGTGTTGTCTTTCACATACCATCCATCGTTTGTACCGAAAGTGGTCCATCCATTGGCAAGTGTTCCTGGATTAAAGGAAGATCCAGTTCCAGGCGTGAAGGACTCAAAATCCTCCGCAAACGGGAAGGAGTTCGAGAATGGGGTAGTGAAGGAAATAGTCACCGTGTCATTTCCTGCATCTACATCCCCTGTCAACTCAGTCCAAACATCAATGTCATAAGCAGTGTTTGGGTTTGGCAATTGAGCCAAAGTGGTAAAGGTGACAGTGTCCTGAAGACCTCCCAACAAGGAAGAGATGGTCTCCAATACCGGCGTACCTCCGTTGATGGAGTAGTACACGTTGATAGAAGAAGCGGCATTGACCCCGAAGTTGCCAACCACTGCCTCGATCTCCACTCCAGATGTGAATGAACCACAATCAAATGCAAATGGAGCAACTGCTACAACGCCCACATCATCTCCAGAAGGAGCCGTGATGGTAACACTGTAATCTTCAGTCTCCCCATAAGTCATACTGGCACAAGGACCAGCTGGCAATGAGTTGTAGTTCTGAGTCATTCTCAGCCGGGTGGTAGACAACAATGCGTTACCCGGTACGGTGAACGTGATGGACTCGGTACCGCCACCGTTGATGGTAACGCTTCCGAGAAGCTCACTCGCGTCGAATGTAGAGTCATTGTTGTAGTCGATCCATACGGAAACCCCAGATGTGTAGGTAGGGTTATTGACGATGGTCGCCGTGTAGGTTTGACCACGCTGGAGTGTGGTCGTGTCATTGAGGGTGTAATCATTGTACCCCGTAGAAGAACCCGGATAGTTGCCCACGATCGTATTGACCGAAAAGCTAACAATAGAGTCCCCAAACGCGGTTCCCGTTGAGTAAGATGGAACACAATATTGCCCGAAAGCTGTGCCCCAAAGCATACCCAACGCCACAATGAGCGTAAATAAATGCTTCATGTTGGGTTATAATTGAGTTAATGTAGGCACTTAAAAATAGTGTGAGCAAAAACAAAAACCAATACCCACAACTATTTCATTTTAAATAATATATGAAATACGGCACCAGAGACGCGCTACAATCAACTGACTTACAGTGTTTTATTAATTAATTGACATATATTCTTTTTTTACCATTTACCTCATATTGATCTTTCTCGAAATGCCACAAAACCCCCATTTTTTGGCGAAGCTTCATTTGTTGCAATTTCCTTCTTTTTAAATATGTAAGAATCCACGATTTAGGTCATTTTTTATACCAAGTTATCTCACATTACTATCTAGCATACTTTACCCACATATAGATTGACAGCAATAAGATGCATCGATTAAATATTACCAATAACAGATATGCCATTTATTGAACCTTTTTCGCCAATAGCAAAATGCCGAGTTGCGCATTCACGCAACTCGGCATTTGTTGAATATATAAGTGTGTATCGGCTATTCAGCCACCTTGAGACTAAAGGTGAATGTGGTTCCTTTGCCCAAGGTACTGTCCACGGTGATTTGCTCTCCATGAAGCTTCAAGAGATGCTTGCAAATGGCTAGTCCAAGTCCAGTACCGCCTTTCTCACGAGAGCGGCTCTTGTCCACTCGATAAAAGCGTCGGAAAATTTTATCAAGATGTTCCTCGCCAATTCCAGGTCCATCATCCTGAATGCTCACATATACCTTACCGCCCTCTTGCCGCAAGTCTATGATCACCTCCCCTTCCAGATCACCATACTTGATGGCATTATCGATGAGGTTGATCAATACCTGTTGGATGCGCTCACGGTCGGCGAGGATCTGGACTTCCTCATTCCCATTCGCATTGAGTCGATATGAGATGTTCCGCTGTTTCTTCGTGAATTTATACTCCAGAGAATCCAGCACATCAGACACCAGTTCATGTATGCCAAATCTCCGGATCTTCATTTCCATTTCTCCAGACTCCGCCTGCGTGATGATCAAAAGATCCTCAACCAAACTCGAAAGCCTATCGGCATTTTTCATCGCCTTCTTGAGGAACTTCATCTTGACTCGATCATCCTCGATCGCTCCATCCATGAGCGTATGAATAAACCCTTGCACTGCGAAAATAGGCGTCTTCAGTTCATGCGACACCTCACCAAGAAACTCGCGGCGATAAGCCTCTAGATCCTTCAGCTTCTTGATCTCCCGCTGATTGAGAATATTCAGGCTTTTGAGTCGGCGGAATACCAACCACTCTAGGGTAATCACCATAGAGATAAAGGCCACAAAGAAAAATACCAATGATTCGTAGAGCAGGTTCTCTGTACCATGCTCTCCAAGTGATCCGATAAATGCAAAGGCCAATGAAAGACCTGAGGCTAGATAAACGGATACCAGAATAGATGAGGGAAGCTTAGGGTTCATGAATTCCCGAAATAAAGATTACTTGTTTGCAAACTTGTAGCCAACTCCTTTGACCGTTTGGATATAGGAGTCGCCCAGTTTTTCACGGAGCTTTCGCACATGCACATCGACGGTACGATCCACAACGAATACGTCGCCCCAGACTTTTTCGAGGAGAATTTCACGACTGAACACTTTGCCAGGTCGAGCCGCCAAAAAGTTCAGCAATTCAAACTCCTTTCGAGGCAGGGTCAATTCACGATCGCCTTGCTTGACGATGTATTCATCGCGAATAATCTCCAAGTCATGGACCTTGAGCGTCTCGGAGGGCTCCTCGGAACTTTTACGTCGAAGAATTGCCTTCAATCGACTGAGCAATACCCTGGGCTTAATCGGCTTGGTGATATAATCATCTGCACCAGCCTCAAAGCCTGCAACCTCTGAATATTCCTCAGAACGAGCAGTCAGGAAAACGATGTACACCTGATCCATCCCCGGAATCTCCCGGATTTGTCTACAGGTTTCGATACCGTCCAACTTGGGCATCATAATGTCCAGAACGATCAGATCCGGCTTATGATCACGAGCAATGGAGATCGCTTCTTCGCCATCCATAGCCCGGAGTACCTCATAGCTTTCCTTTTCCAAGTTGTACTCGAGGAGATCGAGGATGTCGGTTTCGTCATCCACGATCAATACCTTCGTCTGTGCCATGTAAATCAAAAATCAAAAACCCATTCGCTTTCGCCTTCGCTTACCCAATCGGGAAACAGACTAGCTACTTCCAATCGACAGGAAATTAGGCGAATAGGCAAATATACAAATTGTTATCGCTCAAAATCCCCGAATAAGCTCACCCTGCCTGAGATCTTCCAAATGCTGACCATGAATCCACAAAACCATTCTGTGTATCAGCCGAATCACTTGATTTGCTGATTTTTCTTATCTTGGATAATCTCATTTATCAGGCATTACACTTTACTACTCATGCTTCATCGTTTGTCAAGCTTCATCCTCCAAGCATTTGGATGGTCCATTTCGGGTGCCATTCCCCAAAACCCCAAATTCATCATAGTTGCGGGACCTCATACCAGCAATTGGGATTTCATCCTTGGCGTTTTGACTAGAAGCGCCCTACAGTTGAACACCAAATTCATCGGCAAGTCCCAATTGTTCAAACCGCCCTACGGATGGTTTTTCAGAGCGATGGGAGGATACCCAGTGGATAGGAGCAAAAACAATCGCCTCGTGGATGCAGTGGCTGAGATTTTCCGCTCTAAGGAGGAGTTTTCGATCGCGCTCTCTCCAGAGGGAACGAGAAAGCAGGTGAGTGAATTAAAAACGGGCTTTTACCACATAGCGGCAAAAGCCCGAGTACCTATATATATGGTGGGGTTTGACTACCAAAATAGGCAGGTATTATTTGCAGATCCGTTCTTGCCCTCTCAAGAGGCAAAATCCGATATCGCCAAGGTCAAGCAGTTTTTTCAATCTTGCCAAGGCAAACGCCCTGAATTTGGGGTAGCCTCCTAGATGCTAACTGCTAATTCCGGGGAGTTGAAATCGCTTTGGCTTCTATAAAGATTCGCTTGACGATTGGAATATTGGCTCTAATCTTAGCTTCGAGTTGAGCAACAACTTTTTCAATCTCGTCGGATTCCAATTCATCCGAAAACTCCACATCCAAGGCCAGCAGTACCTGATCAGGGGCCATGTGCATGGTGATTGGCGTATTCATCGTAAGGACTTGATCATGCCCCATGACAATATCTTTGATTTGATCCACCATCTCTGGCTCAGCGCTTTCACCAATCAGCAATGCCTTGCTTTCATAGGCTAGTAGGATAGAAATGACCGTCAGCAAAATTCCGATAACA is a window from the Pontibacter sp. G13 genome containing:
- the ribH gene encoding 6,7-dimethyl-8-ribityllumazine synthase yields the protein MNQGHDLSHITYEGSGNHASTQVVIAVSKWNTQITEALFQGALRVLEEAGIPASQIIRWDVPGTYELPTAAKMAMVNRPNIDGVICLGCVIQGETRHFDFICQAAAQGIMQVSLDHAKPVIFGVLTPDTDQQALDRAGGKYGNKGEEAAVAFLDMVDVHRMAKS
- a CDS encoding tetratricopeptide repeat protein yields the protein MASKLKDKQQEEELMDQEVVGAEGSSVEDFVNNNRNLILGGLAVVVLAVVGLIFLNQSKERQNTLAHSDMFKAVKYFEQDSLNKALNGDGVSMGFLDIADEYGSTAAGNQAQYYIGVAYARQGKLDEAIDALEGVSASGNMLAMARDMALGFAYEDKQDFAKAARLFLAASKTPGANDQTTPSMLMNAARAYEANGDFGDALELYETIKEEYPFSQEGLNIDKYIGRATR
- a CDS encoding GEVED domain-containing protein → MKHLFTLIVALGMLWGTAFGQYCVPSYSTGTAFGDSIVSFSVNTIVGNYPGSSTGYNDYTLNDTTTLQRGQTYTATIVNNPTYTSGVSVWIDYNNDSTFDASELLGSVTINGGGTESITFTVPGNALLSTTRLRMTQNYNSLPAGPCASMTYGETEDYSVTITAPSGDDVGVVAVAPFAFDCGSFTSGVEIEAVVGNFGVNAASSINVYYSINGGTPVLETISSLLGGLQDTVTFTTLAQLPNPNTAYDIDVWTELTGDVDAGNDTVTISFTTPFSNSFPFAEDFESFTPGTGSSFNPGTLANGWTTFGTNDGWYVKDNTTPSFGTGPSGNHTQGGSVYMYTESSNNFTAGAFYSLLSPCVDMSTTTGPAQLRFWYHMFGSGIGTLEVHALYNGMDTTLWTLTGGQQFAEADPWLEAVVDMSFLTGEVFQLEFRGIDSGSSAGDIAIDDIMLFAPAATDAGVTEIVSPTDPACYSSTESVTVRVKNLGTSTIDMTVDPITVSLDISGAGTQAFSTVVNTGTLDVDSTLDVVVTTNANLSAAGTYNFLSYTTVGADPNAFNDSTTGSVDALPLLTSGMFEDFETFNSTSPQTLYPNGWTASSITTSTSTSIGWRGDVNGTGSGSTGPSGDHTFASGGVNGSGIYMYTEMSGAPSGSIFDLTSPCLDVSSITCPKLTFWYHMYGAGIGELQVVANVGGVETILWSLSGQQQGDELDPYREAVVDLSGYTGVGSFNVTFRVLHPSGQFTGDIAIDDVEISQPVPVNVAALDVTSPAPSCTLGASETVSVNIFNAGTQNLTGITASFSVDGGAFTTPETVPGTLNACDTTNYTFTATADISAGGTHTITVVTQVAGDTLPGNDTTELTIYTFPVGVASFPYLEDFETGPGGWTAVGANSTWAFGTPAKNFITGAASGDSAWVTGGLTTATTYNNNESSWVLGPCFDFTNVPNPVFRANIWWESTTSDGAVLQGSVDGGNSWITIGDVGDPNNWYNQSFIFGNPGGGTIGWSGSETFFTPTGAGGWLPAEHRMDTLGGYSSVQLRIAFGTDGFTNSYDGFAFDDIQIFQLPAYNAAALDIPTPFSGCGLSDSAEVTMTYTNMGADTIFSMDISFQVDGGTIVTETVNDTLLPGDTTTYAFVGTADLSTPGNNYSVVAWTSLAGDPDAVNDTVTKLVTHKAAITSYPYTETFDSWPNSTSNVPGVNALPNGWENLQTDAGQEWATWTGGTTSSNTGPVSDHTTGSGNYMYVEDSGQENDSVIMVTPCFDLSFTNQALFTFWYHSHNANDPNDENMLHIDVEENGVLYYDVIPPIGHDANNDWALAQVSMANFSGIVSVRFRVDNNNGWFSHDIAIDDVNMLNIIPNDAGIALNFFPESGCGLTNQEDIVVALANFGTDTLNGGITVNYDVALNGSSVSSGNVISNDTIVPGNFVPFFINNQPFAAAGTYTVTVWTSGVNGDTNVANDSLVYEVVSVPTITTYPYFEDFEGADPKGGWRDEGSNSTWAFGYPSKNNINTAASDSNVWVTGGLDNSSTYNNNEDSYVIGPCFDFTSILNPVIKFEIWHESEFSWDGSNLQSSIDGGLTWVNVGNLGDPDNWYNDGTINGNPGGNQTGWTGSSGGWVTAEHDLDSLGGQPSVLLRVTFGSDGSVNSFDGFAFDDILIYERPDDDVELVSLIGPSGLLCTTDSLPLSVVIGNEGLVDQDSVPVFIDVTGPNGTYTVSNVYTDTLVVDSTDEFYVGQFPASDSGTYSMIAYTALAGDTVLINDSAFLSIFVNLSPDAPTVFSDSVCNTDSAMFTLMASGNTTNILWYDSIGGEVIAYGDTFNTPMLSQTTTYYAAAANQSNYTGFTPADNTIGNGGIYTFFGDGIEFDALADIEINTVKVYPGGAGIIGVTLTDNGGNVIQSTTIPFGGTVSDTVVTLNFTVPQGAGYELSATGSTVPNLYRNSGGATFPYEIPSVISLTGTINGLGSSGYYYFFYDWTVTALGCESEPVPVYAKILDPVAVDLGSDGTVCSGYTLDATGAGITSYIWNSDSSITTPTFNVDTTGLYTVDVMNADGCTGADTVVLFVTPSPEVDLGVDTASCDSFMLDAGNPGALYVWSDPSNVGQTYTATTSGQVWVSVTANGCTTTDTVDVTINAAPMVALGGSTETCLPVTLDAGMGMGYTYDWSTGESTQTIDVVPPSTGTDTITVTVTSAEGCVSTDMFELSEAPAPVVDLGADTTACDTVGLGVVAEAGYSYLWSTNDTTVDVTIFNTGDVTLTVTDALGCEATDTIFVTVNETPSADFDIDHVGGAGYDYSFINLSTPAGDTTASYLWDFGDGGTSTDENPFYTYQFDGSFPITLIVTNDCGSDTLELKLDGVFVDELFGGNLDIYPNPTAGIVNLSADQVAVENLTIEVLDARGRLVSKKTRDNVYGVFNEQVDLSNLPEAVYTIRLTDGEYVTVTRVIVRR
- a CDS encoding HAMP domain-containing sensor histidine kinase, whose translation is MNPKLPSSILVSVYLASGLSLAFAFIGSLGEHGTENLLYESLVFFFVAFISMVITLEWLVFRRLKSLNILNQREIKKLKDLEAYRREFLGEVSHELKTPIFAVQGFIHTLMDGAIEDDRVKMKFLKKAMKNADRLSSLVEDLLIITQAESGEMEMKIRRFGIHELVSDVLDSLEYKFTKKQRNISYRLNANGNEEVQILADRERIQQVLINLIDNAIKYGDLEGEVIIDLRQEGGKVYVSIQDDGPGIGEEHLDKIFRRFYRVDKSRSREKGGTGLGLAICKHLLKLHGEQITVDSTLGKGTTFTFSLKVAE
- a CDS encoding response regulator transcription factor, with the protein product MAQTKVLIVDDETDILDLLEYNLEKESYEVLRAMDGEEAISIARDHKPDLIVLDIMMPKLDGIETCRQIREIPGMDQVYIVFLTARSEEYSEVAGFEAGADDYITKPIKPRVLLSRLKAILRRKSSEEPSETLKVHDLEIIRDEYIVKQGDRELTLPRKEFELLNFLAARPGKVFSREILLEKVWGDVFVVDRTVDVHVRKLREKLGDSYIQTVKGVGYKFANK